The following coding sequences lie in one Capnocytophaga stomatis genomic window:
- a CDS encoding barstar family protein, whose translation MDSLDYRKDYLKIVIDLRNVKTERSFLLKMQEMLQLPSYFWLSFNSLDDCMLSLEWIDERQVEIEFLHLQEMQEVNNPLYVNIKESLEMYQNYWQVQDEKQVIFSF comes from the coding sequence ATGGACTCTCTTGATTACAGAAAAGATTATTTAAAAATCGTTATTGACTTGCGAAATGTAAAGACGGAAAGAAGTTTTTTACTAAAAATGCAAGAAATGTTGCAACTTCCCTCCTATTTTTGGTTGAGTTTCAATTCTCTGGACGATTGTATGTTATCTCTGGAATGGATTGATGAGCGTCAGGTTGAGATTGAATTTCTTCATCTGCAAGAGATGCAAGAAGTGAACAATCCGCTGTATGTCAATATAAAAGAATCCTTAGAAATGTACCAGAATTATTGGCAAGTACAGGACGAAAAGCAAGTAATTTTTAGTTTCTGA
- a CDS encoding glycosyltransferase family 2 protein — MQKKKIEIVIPCYNENENIFALYHAIEAVFTRELIEKYDYSLIFVNDGSSDDTLNQLEKLHSQKENVKYLSFSRNFGHQLAVKAGLDHAFGDAVISMDADLQHPPELIPKLVKEWEEGNQVVATIRTYPNDISRKKKKTSQYFYKMLDVISDVKIQEGSADFRLLDKSVVEVIRSMEENEPFLRGIVPWVGFRQTYIPYVAQRRFSGETKYTVKKMLHLALVGVTAFSVKPLYLAVYLGFTFSLLSLLYIPYVIWSFVSGTEISGWASLIMTVVFFGGLQLIILGIIGIYVGKIFKQTKSRPNYIISEKKL; from the coding sequence ATGCAAAAGAAAAAAATTGAAATCGTTATCCCTTGCTACAATGAAAATGAGAACATTTTCGCCTTGTATCACGCCATTGAAGCGGTTTTCACTCGGGAACTCATTGAGAAATACGACTATTCGCTTATTTTTGTGAATGACGGAAGCTCAGATGATACACTCAACCAGCTGGAAAAGCTACATTCCCAGAAAGAAAACGTAAAATACCTTTCTTTTTCAAGAAACTTCGGGCATCAATTGGCTGTAAAAGCAGGACTTGACCACGCCTTTGGCGATGCGGTCATTTCTATGGATGCCGATTTGCAACATCCCCCCGAACTTATCCCCAAACTCGTCAAAGAATGGGAGGAAGGCAACCAAGTTGTGGCTACAATCCGCACATATCCCAATGATATCTCTCGAAAGAAGAAGAAAACCTCCCAATATTTCTACAAAATGCTTGATGTAATCTCTGATGTGAAAATACAAGAGGGGTCGGCTGATTTTAGATTGCTGGATAAGTCGGTGGTGGAGGTCATTCGCTCAATGGAAGAAAACGAACCCTTTCTTAGAGGGATTGTTCCTTGGGTGGGATTTCGCCAGACCTACATTCCGTACGTAGCTCAACGCAGGTTTTCGGGCGAGACCAAATACACGGTCAAAAAAATGCTCCATTTGGCGTTGGTAGGCGTTACGGCTTTCAGTGTGAAGCCTTTGTATTTGGCTGTTTACTTAGGGTTTACCTTTTCGCTGCTTTCGCTTTTATATATCCCTTATGTGATTTGGTCGTTTGTTAGCGGGACGGAAATTTCAGGCTGGGCATCGCTGATAATGACCGTAGTTTTTTTCGGTGGATTGCAACTTATCATACTGGGAATCATCGGGATTTACGTAGGAAAGATATTTAAACAAACCAAATCCAGACCTAATTACATTATTTCCGAAAAGAAACTTTAA
- a CDS encoding class I SAM-dependent methyltransferase codes for MIFSWILNKVPRPWLIKASYCVRPFLSLYFRGNKYEDPIDGKKFRKFLPYGYAVQRPNVLSPSTLSLERHRLLWLYLTRETDFLSRTLNVLHVAPEQAFYKRFKKQPLWQYTTTDLHSPLADVKADLCNLPFADNTFDLILCNHVLEHIPDDQKAMNELLRVMKSGGTGIFQIPQDYTREATFEDDSITDPDERTRIFGQYDHVRVYGMDYFDKLRKIGFEVEEVRYAQQFSEEEIEKYRIVREEIIPVCRKP; via the coding sequence TTGATTTTTTCTTGGATATTAAACAAAGTTCCACGTCCTTGGCTCATAAAAGCGAGCTATTGCGTACGTCCTTTCCTTAGTTTGTACTTTCGTGGAAACAAATATGAAGACCCCATCGACGGGAAAAAATTCCGCAAATTTCTGCCCTACGGTTACGCCGTGCAACGCCCCAATGTGCTTTCTCCTTCCACCTTATCTTTGGAAAGGCATCGGCTGTTGTGGCTTTATCTTACCCGTGAGACTGACTTTCTTTCCCGAACATTGAACGTACTTCACGTGGCTCCCGAGCAGGCTTTCTACAAACGATTTAAAAAACAACCACTATGGCAGTACACCACCACCGATTTACATTCTCCTTTGGCAGATGTCAAAGCCGATTTATGCAATTTGCCCTTTGCGGACAATACATTTGACCTGATTCTCTGCAATCACGTTTTGGAACACATTCCCGATGACCAAAAAGCTATGAACGAACTGCTTAGAGTAATGAAATCCGGAGGGACAGGCATCTTCCAGATTCCGCAGGACTACACTCGCGAGGCTACCTTTGAAGATGACAGCATCACTGACCCCGATGAACGCACCCGAATCTTTGGGCAGTACGACCACGTCCGTGTTTACGGAATGGATTACTTCGATAAGCTCCGAAAAATTGGCTTTGAAGTGGAGGAAGTCCGTTATGCCCAGCAATTTTCCGAAGAAGAAATAGAAAAATACCGCATCGTTCGGGAGGAAATCATTCCCGTTTGCCGAAAACCTTAA
- a CDS encoding Ig-like domain-containing protein codes for MKKISGKYKYFLVLIVTMSVFWQCARRGSPTGGPKDEKPPVLLSAEPKSGATQFNRNKIRLTFDEFVVIKDLRKQLIISPPMENFPIISPMSASKKLDISISDTLKPNTTYVFNFGSSIQDYNEGNPYPDFKYVFSTGDFVDSLKVKGKIKDALKPTPDNFVTVMLYEYNENYKDSLIYKSKPTYVTNTLDSLETFELNYLRKGKYVMVALKDKNNNYRFDQKEDKIAFWNEPISVEDKDTLPSYELTLFKEILNYKPARPVQVSENRISFGFEGSTDSVQIKPISPVKGDFKYVISKEPKKDTLNFWFSPKQSDSLLFAVQRSQKIDTFKVRLKNMKPDSLLVSNNFSGELPMGKNFAWKSNIPIVKTDSTKIKVFGKDSLELPFKTKLDRDKLEYSIVFDTKHNTSYRIEALPEAITDFFGNTNDTLRVNLRTKKLEDYSILKLTIKKELQFPVILQLTNEKGDRIESELYFESAQKEYIFENVSPGKYKIRITEDRNKNKIWDTGNFLKRIQPERVMYFPNLVELRANWEVEEVWDE; via the coding sequence ATGAAAAAGATATCAGGGAAATATAAATACTTTTTGGTCTTAATCGTAACAATGTCAGTATTTTGGCAATGTGCAAGAAGAGGTTCGCCAACGGGAGGACCTAAGGACGAAAAACCTCCTGTTTTGCTCAGTGCCGAACCGAAATCGGGGGCTACGCAGTTCAATCGGAATAAAATACGCCTGACGTTTGATGAGTTCGTGGTCATCAAAGACTTACGCAAACAACTTATCATCTCCCCCCCGATGGAAAATTTTCCTATCATATCGCCAATGTCTGCCTCCAAAAAGCTGGATATAAGCATTTCGGATACCTTAAAGCCTAACACCACGTATGTTTTCAATTTCGGTAGTAGCATTCAGGATTACAATGAGGGAAATCCTTATCCCGATTTTAAATATGTTTTTTCCACAGGGGATTTTGTTGATTCATTGAAGGTTAAGGGAAAAATAAAAGACGCTCTTAAACCCACACCTGATAATTTCGTTACCGTAATGCTGTACGAATACAACGAAAATTACAAAGATTCGTTGATTTATAAAAGTAAGCCAACTTATGTGACAAATACGCTTGATAGTCTTGAGACTTTTGAGCTGAATTATCTGCGAAAGGGGAAGTATGTTATGGTGGCTCTGAAAGATAAAAATAACAACTATCGTTTTGACCAGAAGGAAGATAAAATAGCGTTTTGGAATGAGCCTATTTCGGTGGAAGATAAAGATACATTGCCATCGTACGAGCTTACGTTATTTAAAGAAATTTTGAATTACAAACCGGCTCGCCCAGTGCAAGTCTCTGAAAATAGGATTAGTTTTGGTTTTGAAGGAAGCACTGATAGTGTGCAAATTAAGCCCATTTCGCCAGTGAAGGGGGATTTTAAATACGTCATTTCAAAAGAACCGAAGAAAGATACTTTGAACTTTTGGTTTTCTCCAAAACAGTCTGACTCGCTGCTTTTTGCGGTGCAAAGAAGCCAGAAAATAGATACCTTTAAAGTTCGGTTGAAAAATATGAAACCTGATAGTTTGCTGGTTTCCAATAACTTTTCGGGAGAACTGCCAATGGGGAAAAATTTCGCGTGGAAGTCAAACATTCCGATAGTAAAGACGGACAGTACAAAAATCAAGGTTTTTGGAAAAGACTCGTTGGAACTTCCTTTTAAAACGAAATTGGATAGGGATAAATTGGAATATTCCATCGTGTTTGATACAAAACACAATACATCATACCGAATTGAAGCACTGCCGGAAGCGATAACGGATTTTTTCGGAAACACTAACGATACTTTGCGAGTGAATCTGAGAACCAAAAAGCTGGAAGATTATTCCATATTGAAGCTTACAATCAAAAAAGAGTTGCAATTTCCTGTTATTTTGCAACTTACCAACGAAAAAGGAGATAGGATAGAAAGTGAACTTTATTTTGAATCGGCTCAGAAAGAATATATTTTTGAAAATGTGAGTCCGGGTAAGTATAAAATTCGAATCACGGAAGATAGAAATAAGAATAAAATTTGGGACACGGGTAATTTTTTAAAACGCATCCAGCCCGAAAGGGTAATGTACTTTCCTAATTTAGTAGAACTCAGGGCGAATTGGGAAGTAGAAGAAGTTTGGGATGAATAA
- a CDS encoding polysaccharide deacetylase family protein: MIYLSFDIEEFDMPKEYGYDIDFERQISISREGLIAILDLLKRYNAKATFFSTVVFAREVPDLIERLLAEGHELASHTFYHSEFENAHLRQSKETLEKEFNTVIKGLRMPRMAEVCPKEVKKAGYEYNSSVNPTLLPGRYNKLHVSKRLFIEEGLLQIPAAVSPLLRIPLFWLSFHNFPQWFYHFLLKRTMQRRGYATLYFHPWEFTDLHQKEFNFPGYVMRNSGNQMISRFENLLKFINRNHWQTGLYKDLTVNKEKC, encoded by the coding sequence ATGATTTACCTTTCATTCGACATAGAAGAATTTGATATGCCAAAGGAATATGGCTACGACATTGATTTTGAAAGACAAATAAGCATCTCCCGAGAAGGATTAATAGCGATTCTGGATTTGCTCAAACGCTACAATGCCAAAGCCACCTTCTTTTCTACGGTGGTCTTTGCAAGAGAAGTTCCCGACCTGATAGAACGGCTTTTGGCAGAAGGACACGAATTGGCTTCCCATACGTTTTACCATTCCGAATTTGAGAACGCACACCTTAGGCAATCGAAAGAAACGCTGGAAAAGGAGTTCAACACCGTTATAAAAGGTTTGCGAATGCCCAGAATGGCGGAAGTTTGCCCCAAAGAAGTGAAAAAGGCGGGGTACGAGTACAACTCGTCCGTAAACCCAACGCTCCTACCTGGGAGATATAACAAACTACACGTTTCCAAACGGTTATTCATTGAAGAAGGACTGTTACAGATTCCTGCCGCAGTGAGTCCGTTGCTTCGCATTCCGCTTTTTTGGCTTTCCTTTCATAATTTTCCTCAGTGGTTTTATCATTTTCTTTTAAAAAGAACGATGCAACGCAGAGGATATGCCACGTTGTACTTCCACCCCTGGGAATTTACCGATTTGCACCAAAAAGAATTCAACTTCCCTGGGTACGTAATGCGAAACTCGGGCAACCAGATGATTTCCCGTTTTGAAAATCTTTTAAAGTTCATCAACCGAAACCATTGGCAAACGGGATTATACAAAGACTTAACGGTCAATAAAGAGAAATGTTAG
- the surE gene encoding 5'/3'-nucleotidase SurE, producing the protein MQKRPLILVTNDDGITAPGIRCLIRIMNEIGEVVVVAPDSPQSGMGHAVTLDSTLHCEPIHIDNGIQREYTCSGTPVDCVKIARHEVLKRTPDLCVSGINHGSNSSINVIYSGTMSAAVEAGIEGVPAIGFSLLDYSWEADFEESRDFVKKIALNVLKNGLPKGVVLNVNIPKLKREEIKGIRICRQAQARWQEKFDRRISPQGRTYYWMTGKFINEDVGEDTDEWALANGYVSVVPIKFDMTAYNVIEELDKW; encoded by the coding sequence ATGCAGAAAAGACCTTTGATTTTAGTGACGAATGATGATGGAATTACAGCTCCGGGCATTCGTTGTTTGATACGTATAATGAACGAGATAGGCGAAGTGGTTGTGGTAGCTCCCGATTCGCCTCAAAGTGGTATGGGACACGCTGTTACGCTCGATTCTACATTACATTGCGAGCCAATACATATTGATAATGGAATACAAAGAGAATACACTTGCAGTGGAACGCCAGTGGATTGTGTAAAAATAGCCCGACACGAGGTGTTAAAACGCACACCTGACTTGTGCGTAAGCGGAATTAATCACGGTTCTAATTCGTCAATTAATGTAATTTACTCCGGAACGATGAGTGCAGCGGTTGAAGCCGGAATAGAGGGAGTTCCTGCGATTGGTTTTTCATTATTAGATTATAGCTGGGAAGCTGATTTTGAGGAATCTCGCGATTTTGTTAAAAAAATTGCATTAAACGTATTGAAAAACGGGCTTCCGAAAGGAGTTGTGCTAAACGTGAATATTCCAAAGTTGAAAAGAGAAGAAATCAAGGGGATTAGAATTTGTCGTCAAGCTCAGGCTCGTTGGCAAGAAAAATTTGACAGAAGGATAAGTCCGCAGGGAAGAACGTACTATTGGATGACGGGTAAATTCATCAATGAAGATGTGGGAGAAGATACCGATGAATGGGCTTTGGCTAACGGCTACGTTTCGGTAGTTCCTATAAAATTTGATATGACGGCATATAATGTTATTGAAGAACTTGATAAATGGTAA